A portion of the Natronococcus sp. AD-5 genome contains these proteins:
- a CDS encoding aspartate aminotransferase family protein: MERSSNKLVASAYDDYVMPIWKSLNVPVKRASGCTLEDFEGNEYLDVFSGISVTNVGHGNDAVVDAAKAQLDEFVHGCSYVHPNEPVASLAETIADVTPGDLRKTFFCNSGTEAVEGAVKLARKYTGSKEVIALEMGFHGRTLGSLALTGNNAYKRGMAPTLNDVAHTAPPYGYRCPRCNGDQCDARCADELERIIGSHTSGDLAAVVVEPVMGEAGIIVPSRGWLERIKEIAHDHGALLIIDEVQTGYGRTGELFASSHFDVEPDILTQAKGIANGLPLGAFTASEEIANAFESGDHLSTFGGNPVACAAALATIDELQDGIIDATREHGRWLGAELEALEDEYDAVGQARGLGLMWGVELVEPNTTGPRNVAPQPDNDRASAVSEYLQDESNVVMGVGGYYKNVMRFQPPLTISRDQLEYAVSELRMALEATA; the protein is encoded by the coding sequence ATGGAACGGAGTTCGAATAAACTCGTCGCGTCCGCGTATGACGATTACGTGATGCCCATCTGGAAGTCGTTGAACGTCCCGGTAAAGCGGGCGTCCGGATGTACGCTCGAGGATTTCGAGGGGAACGAGTATCTCGACGTCTTCTCTGGGATTTCGGTTACGAACGTCGGGCACGGAAACGATGCTGTCGTCGATGCTGCGAAGGCCCAACTCGACGAGTTCGTCCACGGCTGTTCGTACGTCCATCCGAACGAGCCGGTGGCGAGTCTCGCCGAAACGATCGCCGACGTAACGCCGGGCGACCTGCGGAAGACGTTCTTTTGTAACTCCGGGACGGAAGCCGTCGAGGGCGCCGTCAAGCTCGCACGAAAGTACACCGGCTCGAAGGAAGTCATCGCGCTGGAGATGGGTTTTCACGGCCGTACCCTCGGGAGTCTCGCGCTGACGGGAAACAACGCCTATAAACGGGGGATGGCACCGACGCTCAACGACGTCGCTCACACCGCACCACCGTACGGCTACCGCTGTCCGCGATGTAACGGCGATCAGTGCGACGCACGTTGTGCCGACGAACTGGAACGGATTATCGGATCCCACACGAGTGGGGACCTCGCGGCGGTCGTCGTCGAACCGGTTATGGGCGAAGCGGGAATCATCGTCCCTTCACGGGGGTGGCTCGAGCGTATCAAGGAGATTGCCCACGATCACGGCGCGCTTCTCATCATCGACGAGGTCCAGACCGGTTATGGTCGAACCGGAGAACTATTTGCGAGCAGCCACTTCGACGTTGAGCCCGACATCCTGACGCAGGCGAAGGGGATCGCGAACGGACTTCCGCTCGGCGCATTCACGGCCTCCGAAGAGATTGCGAACGCGTTCGAGTCCGGCGACCACCTCTCGACGTTCGGCGGCAATCCGGTGGCGTGTGCCGCTGCGCTGGCGACTATCGACGAACTGCAAGACGGAATCATCGACGCCACTCGCGAACACGGACGCTGGCTCGGGGCCGAGCTCGAGGCACTTGAGGACGAGTACGACGCCGTCGGACAAGCGCGTGGACTCGGCTTGATGTGGGGTGTCGAACTCGTAGAGCCGAATACGACGGGGCCGCGAAACGTCGCTCCGCAACCGGATAACGATCGCGCGTCGGCAGTGAGCGAGTATCTTCAGGACGAATCAAACGTCGTCATGGGCGTGGGCGGCTACTACAAGAACGTCATGCGCTTCCAACCGCCCCTGACGATTTCTCGGGACCAACTCGAGTACGCCGTCAGTGAACTCCGGATGGCACTCGAGGCGACCGCCTGA